The nucleotide window AAGCACAAAGGATACACCAAAATTTTCTGTTCATCAGAATATTGCAAAAAATGTATCAGAACAACCGTCGAATGTTACGATTGAAAACATTGTTCATCAGAATGAAGTAGATACTGATTTTTCTTTGCCGAAGGAAATCAAAACTCTTGCCCAATTGTTTGACAAAGAAAAACCTGCATTATCGAAAAAGAGTGATGTTTTGACTGAACTGAGGAAATTGGAAACAAACAAAGTAGACACTTCTTCCTTTGTGAAGGAATCTTCCGCGCAGCATACTTCGACGATTTTTATGCAATCGCAAGCAGCAATTCTTAAAGAAACAGTAGAAAACGTTTTGCCGAAAAAATCTGCGATTGCAAATAGGAAACAAAATGAAATTACGGTTGATAGAACGAAGTTGAACACCAATGGAAACAGCGAAATCAAACTTTCAGAAACAATACAACCTGTCGAAACGAAATTTGTGAATGAGAGCAAAACTGTTTCAGAAAACATTCCTAAAAATTTTGAACAGAAAAAAATTGCTGATTCGAACGTAGCAACTTCTTTGAACATAGAAAACGCAGCAGAGAAACAGTTATCTCCAACATTGAATACAACGGTTGTTGAAGAACAAATTTCTTTGGGAAAAGAAACAACGCAGCAAAAACAACCATTGCAACAATTTACTCGAAACGATGCTATCGAAACAAGCAATCGTATGCAAGATGTCGGAACGCAGCGCAACGAAATTCAGTCGAGATATTCAAACGCTTTATCGAATGAGTGGGCAAAACAAGTAATCGAAGATGTAAGTAAATCCGCAATGTTCAAAGTTACGGAACAACTTTCCGAAATACGGCTTCGTCTGCATCCTGAACATTTGGGCGAATTGGTTCTTTCGGTGAAATCGGATGGTGAAAAAATGAGTGCAAATATCCTCGTGAACAGTTTTGAAGTAAAGAGAGCGCTCGAAACAAATTTATCGGTTTTACACGATGCGTTGCTGATTCGCGGAATAGAAATGAAAAAAATTGATGTGAACGAGAACACGAATGCACAGCAGCAATTTCGGCACAACGACGATTCTCAAACAGAACAGCAAAACCGTCAACAGAGTCGTCCGTACGATGAAGAACGCGCAAAACAATTTGCGCGCTATTT belongs to Ignavibacteria bacterium and includes:
- a CDS encoding flagellar hook-length control protein FliK; the protein is MSVFLQFLRQFNGPAEIPSETVSQQTSEASSEFQQMLFEMMTTNEQFEGVPSDMVKRPSGNATKQISNTENLEIRVDDILLQTEGETNATVKTVQHSAEQNVDTQIQISGKESTAVQSFAQSIVPIQQFSENTNVSFQAKHSPTPQQSVATTPELPIISRATSIVLPEYSQQQENVPTTENKEVFTNNKQVENISTPIKQHVQQHFFGTTSDNTNNTITQTVVENASIDFQQVENVNFQPKEKIADIPTPASENKNVRFVQQPTREHTQIIQDDKHQQFTFVASKEILQNLTLETQAKTSTKDTPKFSVHQNIAKNVSEQPSNVTIENIVHQNEVDTDFSLPKEIKTLAQLFDKEKPALSKKSDVLTELRKLETNKVDTSSFVKESSAQHTSTIFMQSQAAILKETVENVLPKKSAIANRKQNEITVDRTKLNTNGNSEIKLSETIQPVETKFVNESKTVSENIPKNFEQKKIADSNVATSLNIENAAEKQLSPTLNTTVVEEQISLGKETTQQKQPLQQFTRNDAIETSNRMQDVGTQRNEIQSRYSNALSNEWAKQVIEDVSKSAMFKVTEQLSEIRLRLHPEHLGELVLSVKSDGEKMSANILVNSFEVKRALETNLSVLHDALLIRGIEMKKIDVNENTNAQQQFRHNDDSQTEQQNRQQSRPYDEERAKQFARYFGYNTMEYTV